One window of the Populus trichocarpa isolate Nisqually-1 chromosome 9, P.trichocarpa_v4.1, whole genome shotgun sequence genome contains the following:
- the LOC7475024 gene encoding uncharacterized protein LOC7475024, protein MSRHRRQASQVLPPGILAGNEPLVDFGQATAGADSTTHVSSGATTVAVINETSKSNPPINQHNQDQASHFPPNAKKPLSTGKPA, encoded by the coding sequence ATGTCTCGCCATAGACGCCAAGCATCTCAAGTCCTCCCACCAGGGATACTCGCCGGCAATGAGCCCTTAGTAGACTTCGGACAGGCAACTGCAGGTGCTGATAGCACTACTCATGTTTCATCTGGAGCCACAACTGTTGCTGTCATCAATGAAACATCCAAAAGTAATCCTCCCATCAATCAACACAATCAAGATCAAGCCTCTCATTTCCCACCCAATGCAAAGAAGCCTCTGTCCACTGGCAAACCTGCTTGA